A window from Planctomicrobium piriforme encodes these proteins:
- a CDS encoding PVC-type heme-binding CxxCH protein codes for MLRLLASLVILLPALCCGILQAADDDKINEPTNQSGWMPKDDSGRALNLNFESGTLQDWTATGNAFAGQPFKGKIDPKRPHGANKQSLHTGEYWIGGFEKVGDQPQGTLSSVPFKVDANWCSFLVGGGNHRQTRVELVLAENNQIIATALGNAEEEMSAVVLNLEKYKGQKIFIRIVDEHSGGWGHVNFDDFRFYNDKPAFKEQPILAEQAPSSELYPYQNLSGNEAARLMQVPPGFKVQCAAHEPLVRQPIAMAVDDRGRVWIAEAYAYPRRDTEGQGRDRILIFEDTDLDGILDKRTVFIEGLNLVSGLEIGFGGVWVGAAPYLLFIPDRNHNDVPDGQEPGNPVAPPQANLAFPKDVPTGAEVVLDGWGYQDTHEMLNAFNWGPDGWLYGCHGVFTHSKVGKPGTPEADRVSINAGVWRYHPIRQKFEVFIHGTSNPWGLDWNRYGDSFCTACVIPHLYYLIPGGRYQRQAGPHFNLYTYEDIKTIARHRHYVGNQWNQSDRKSSDDVGGGHAHAGAMIYQGGAWPKEYEGKLFMHNIHGNRVNVDNLIPEGSGYAGDRNPDFLLTGDKWSQMIAFAVAPDGQVWIIDWYDQEQCHRNEEGVHDRSNGRIYRVSYGDVKPVAVDLQKLTNAELAHLAIFAENDWYVRHARRILQERAVVGDANFADLPALSEVKPNDSVAMLRKLWLMYSTGLFAKLSEVEYHQLLANEDPHVRGWCIRLLTEAVPEAGVPGWLQHQLIQMAAQDPSQVVRLAIAAAAQRVPMNDRWNILQQLVAHHEDAKDHNLPLMEWYAMEPLAEVDPQRALALGMLAGETIPLLREFMIRRLGSGRPEDALALLQAGLAKADSDEARLTFLKGMRGALAGVRDIAPPAGWNEIYKSLVESGAMSRNFDVYLYTLGLGARFGNQLASEDLRRIVTDEAGPLTERRIAFSFLVEDRDPLLGDVVAQLLKGGSMRAEAVKALARLDNPEISKSVIAAYKTFTPAEQSDARNALASRSTYAAELLKAVEDNRIPKADLSADLVRQLRNLDSKEVNQLLEKVWGQVRESSEDANTQIARLTAMIENPQGPPASRELGRNIFARTCQQCHTLFGTGAKVGPDITGANRTNLNYLLTNIVDPSAVMAQEYRPLIVALDDGRVVTGILKEETANAIVLQTTNELVTIPKDTIDARRQSEKSMMPDGMLNTLSPLEIRSLIAYLAGPNQTPILATPNVLTRFFDGVGLTGWQTTRESDAGLWTVENGELIGRSNGLDHTVDLVSDLLLSDFRFTCQLKLTGDAANAGILFRTAPTETGELRGYQVDLGPQRWGKLCEDEGRGTLTDQAFDNAVRPGDWNNCEIVAVGGRVQVLLNGQRVVDFVDAQGPRKGVVALQLAAKAVTELRLKDLKLQLLNPLPPYAEKGSSPFSWPTSTISGEGKTITWKKTVLDPLFRSEGCCVADFDNDGDLDIAAGAIWYEQSAIEGKNWRPHPLRADPPEFNRNGYSESFMNFAQDLDDDGWVDQIAVSFPGTATSWFENPGITKTEEISTWQKQLMISVTNNESPQYLDLAGNGRRVLISGVENNVMAYSNPQSFPLAPWKMNSISASGAPGTDRFSHGLGGGDLNGDGRADVMTTLGWWEQPAVKSTSAWKFHQALLGQPCAQMYAYDFSGDGRNDVLSSSAHSFGIWWHEQLPSSGDDDADWVTHQIDNSISQTHALVLADINGDGQPDFVTGRRYWAHNGRDPGEDQPAVLCWFELQKSPSGPKWIKHQVDDNSGVGTQFEVADVNGDGLLDIVISNKLGTFLFEQVRPAP; via the coding sequence ATGCTTCGCTTGCTCGCCAGTCTGGTCATCCTCCTGCCCGCTTTGTGCTGTGGAATTCTACAGGCTGCGGATGACGACAAAATCAACGAGCCCACCAACCAGTCTGGCTGGATGCCCAAGGACGACAGCGGTCGTGCTCTCAACCTGAATTTCGAGTCCGGCACTCTGCAGGACTGGACTGCGACCGGCAATGCTTTCGCTGGTCAGCCGTTCAAAGGGAAAATCGATCCCAAACGCCCGCACGGGGCCAACAAGCAGAGTCTGCACACCGGCGAATACTGGATCGGCGGGTTTGAAAAGGTGGGCGATCAGCCGCAGGGGACACTCTCTTCCGTCCCGTTCAAGGTCGACGCCAACTGGTGCAGCTTTCTGGTCGGCGGCGGCAACCACCGGCAGACCCGTGTCGAACTCGTTCTGGCTGAAAACAACCAAATCATTGCCACTGCTCTCGGCAATGCCGAAGAAGAGATGAGTGCGGTCGTTCTGAATCTGGAAAAATACAAAGGCCAGAAGATCTTCATCCGCATCGTCGACGAGCACAGCGGCGGCTGGGGACACGTCAACTTTGACGACTTCCGCTTCTATAACGACAAGCCCGCGTTCAAGGAACAGCCGATCCTCGCGGAACAGGCTCCCAGCAGCGAGCTCTATCCGTATCAGAATCTCTCAGGCAACGAAGCTGCCCGACTGATGCAGGTGCCGCCTGGGTTCAAGGTGCAGTGTGCCGCTCACGAACCGCTGGTCCGCCAGCCGATTGCCATGGCCGTCGATGATCGCGGTCGCGTGTGGATCGCCGAGGCCTATGCCTATCCGAGGCGCGACACCGAAGGTCAGGGCCGCGACCGCATTCTGATCTTCGAAGACACCGACCTCGACGGCATTCTCGACAAACGCACGGTGTTCATCGAAGGGCTGAATCTTGTCAGCGGACTGGAAATCGGTTTTGGCGGCGTCTGGGTCGGAGCGGCGCCCTATCTGCTCTTCATCCCCGATCGCAATCACAACGACGTGCCTGACGGCCAGGAACCCGGCAATCCGGTCGCACCTCCGCAGGCGAATCTGGCATTTCCCAAAGATGTCCCGACCGGGGCCGAAGTCGTCCTCGACGGCTGGGGTTATCAAGACACGCACGAGATGCTGAATGCCTTCAACTGGGGACCAGACGGCTGGCTCTACGGTTGCCACGGGGTCTTCACGCATTCCAAAGTCGGCAAGCCAGGCACCCCTGAGGCCGATCGGGTTTCCATCAACGCCGGCGTCTGGCGTTATCACCCGATCCGTCAGAAGTTCGAAGTCTTCATTCACGGCACCAGCAATCCCTGGGGGCTCGACTGGAACCGTTATGGAGACTCGTTCTGCACGGCCTGCGTGATTCCGCACCTGTACTACTTGATTCCTGGCGGACGCTACCAACGACAGGCCGGCCCGCACTTCAATCTCTACACCTATGAAGACATCAAGACCATCGCGCGACATCGCCACTATGTGGGCAATCAGTGGAACCAGAGCGACCGGAAGTCATCTGACGATGTGGGGGGCGGCCATGCGCATGCCGGCGCGATGATCTATCAGGGGGGAGCCTGGCCCAAGGAGTATGAAGGCAAACTCTTCATGCACAACATTCACGGCAACCGCGTGAACGTGGATAACCTGATTCCGGAAGGCTCAGGTTACGCCGGCGACCGCAATCCCGACTTCCTGCTCACCGGCGACAAATGGTCGCAGATGATCGCCTTTGCCGTTGCGCCGGATGGTCAGGTCTGGATCATCGACTGGTACGATCAGGAACAGTGCCATCGCAACGAAGAAGGAGTTCACGACCGTTCCAACGGCCGCATCTATCGCGTCAGCTACGGTGATGTGAAGCCGGTTGCCGTCGATCTGCAGAAGCTCACGAATGCGGAACTCGCTCACCTCGCGATCTTCGCCGAGAACGACTGGTACGTCCGCCATGCCCGGCGCATCCTGCAGGAACGTGCCGTCGTTGGAGATGCCAACTTTGCCGATCTCCCGGCGCTTAGCGAAGTCAAACCGAATGACTCTGTCGCCATGCTCCGCAAGCTGTGGCTGATGTATAGCACCGGCCTGTTCGCCAAACTAAGCGAAGTTGAATACCACCAGCTTCTGGCTAACGAAGATCCCCACGTTCGCGGGTGGTGTATTCGTCTGCTGACGGAAGCGGTGCCGGAAGCAGGCGTGCCAGGCTGGTTGCAGCATCAACTGATCCAGATGGCGGCGCAAGATCCCTCGCAAGTCGTCCGTCTCGCCATCGCTGCCGCAGCACAGCGCGTCCCCATGAACGACCGCTGGAACATTCTCCAGCAATTGGTCGCGCATCACGAAGATGCGAAAGATCACAATCTGCCGCTGATGGAATGGTACGCGATGGAACCGCTCGCCGAAGTCGACCCGCAACGGGCACTCGCGCTCGGCATGCTGGCTGGAGAAACGATTCCGCTGCTGCGTGAATTCATGATTCGCCGCCTTGGCAGCGGCCGACCGGAAGATGCGCTGGCATTGCTGCAAGCCGGGCTGGCAAAAGCCGACAGCGATGAAGCCCGGCTCACGTTCCTGAAAGGCATGCGGGGAGCATTGGCCGGCGTGCGCGATATCGCTCCACCGGCCGGGTGGAATGAGATCTACAAGTCTCTCGTTGAATCCGGCGCGATGTCCCGTAACTTTGACGTTTACCTCTATACACTGGGGCTCGGGGCAAGGTTTGGCAATCAGCTTGCTTCCGAAGACCTGCGCCGTATCGTCACCGATGAAGCCGGACCGCTGACTGAACGCCGCATCGCGTTCTCGTTTCTTGTGGAGGATCGCGATCCTTTATTGGGTGACGTCGTCGCCCAACTGCTCAAGGGAGGCTCGATGCGAGCCGAAGCCGTGAAGGCGCTCGCTCGACTCGATAATCCCGAGATCTCGAAATCGGTCATCGCCGCGTACAAGACCTTCACCCCCGCCGAACAGTCCGACGCCAGGAATGCGCTTGCCAGCCGCAGTACTTACGCGGCGGAACTCCTCAAGGCGGTTGAAGACAACCGGATTCCGAAAGCGGATCTGTCCGCCGATCTGGTGCGTCAATTGCGGAATCTCGACTCCAAAGAGGTCAACCAGTTACTCGAAAAGGTCTGGGGTCAGGTGCGTGAAAGCAGCGAAGACGCCAATACTCAGATCGCCCGACTCACTGCGATGATCGAGAACCCGCAAGGCCCGCCGGCCAGCCGGGAACTCGGTCGCAACATCTTCGCCCGTACTTGCCAGCAGTGTCACACCCTCTTCGGCACCGGCGCCAAGGTCGGCCCGGACATCACGGGCGCGAACCGTACGAACCTCAATTATCTGTTGACCAACATCGTCGACCCCAGCGCGGTGATGGCGCAGGAATACCGGCCCCTCATCGTCGCCCTGGATGACGGTCGCGTCGTCACGGGCATCCTGAAGGAAGAAACCGCCAACGCCATCGTCCTGCAGACAACCAATGAACTGGTGACAATTCCGAAAGACACGATCGATGCCCGACGGCAGAGCGAGAAATCGATGATGCCTGACGGGATGTTGAATACGCTGTCCCCTCTTGAGATCCGCTCGTTGATCGCTTATCTGGCTGGTCCGAATCAGACCCCGATTCTGGCGACTCCAAACGTCCTCACACGATTCTTCGACGGCGTTGGACTCACCGGCTGGCAAACGACTCGCGAGTCAGACGCCGGCTTGTGGACGGTTGAGAATGGCGAACTGATTGGCCGTTCTAACGGGCTCGATCACACCGTTGATCTCGTCAGCGATTTGCTGCTCAGCGATTTCCGATTCACCTGCCAGCTCAAACTGACAGGCGATGCCGCCAACGCCGGCATTCTGTTCCGTACAGCACCGACCGAGACAGGCGAACTGCGCGGCTATCAGGTCGACCTCGGTCCTCAGCGCTGGGGGAAACTGTGCGAAGATGAAGGCCGCGGCACTTTGACCGATCAGGCCTTCGACAACGCCGTTCGTCCTGGCGACTGGAACAACTGCGAAATCGTGGCCGTCGGGGGCCGGGTACAGGTGCTGCTCAACGGCCAACGTGTCGTCGACTTCGTCGATGCTCAAGGGCCGCGCAAAGGTGTTGTCGCCCTGCAATTGGCGGCGAAAGCAGTGACTGAGTTGCGGCTCAAGGATCTCAAACTGCAACTGCTGAATCCCTTGCCCCCTTATGCAGAGAAAGGCTCTTCTCCCTTCAGTTGGCCGACGTCGACCATCTCAGGCGAGGGAAAAACGATTACCTGGAAGAAGACGGTTCTCGACCCGTTGTTTCGTTCCGAGGGCTGCTGCGTTGCCGACTTCGATAATGACGGCGATCTCGATATCGCCGCTGGGGCCATCTGGTACGAACAGTCCGCCATTGAAGGGAAGAACTGGCGGCCTCATCCGCTCCGGGCTGATCCGCCGGAGTTCAACCGCAACGGCTACAGCGAATCCTTCATGAACTTCGCCCAGGATCTCGACGACGACGGCTGGGTCGACCAGATCGCCGTCTCGTTCCCCGGGACGGCGACCAGTTGGTTCGAGAACCCCGGCATTACCAAGACAGAAGAAATATCGACCTGGCAGAAGCAGCTGATGATCTCCGTGACCAACAACGAGAGCCCGCAATATCTGGATCTGGCGGGCAACGGGCGTCGAGTGCTCATCAGCGGCGTCGAGAACAATGTGATGGCATACTCGAACCCGCAGTCGTTCCCGCTGGCTCCGTGGAAGATGAACTCCATCTCGGCCAGCGGCGCGCCCGGCACCGATCGCTTCTCGCATGGTCTCGGCGGCGGCGACTTGAACGGCGACGGCCGTGCCGACGTCATGACGACGCTCGGCTGGTGGGAACAGCCTGCGGTGAAGTCGACCAGCGCCTGGAAATTCCATCAGGCGCTGCTGGGACAGCCCTGTGCGCAGATGTATGCCTACGATTTCTCAGGCGATGGCCGGAATGATGTTCTCTCGTCGTCCGCACACAGCTTTGGCATCTGGTGGCACGAGCAGCTTCCCTCTTCCGGTGATGACGACGCTGACTGGGTGACGCATCAGATCGATAACTCGATCTCGCAAACGCACGCCCTGGTGCTGGCGGATATCAACGGCGACGGCCAGCCCGACTTTGTGACCGGCCGACGTTATTGGGCCCACAACGGTCGCGACCCTGGTGAAGACCAGCCTGCCGTGTTGTGCTGGTTTGAACTCCAGAAGTCTCCCAGCGGCCCGAAGTGGATCAAACATCAGGTCGACGACAACAGCGGCGTCGGTACGCAATTCGAAGTCGCCGACGTGAACGGCGACGGACTCCTCGATATCGTGATCTCCAACAAGCTCGGCACATTTTTGTTCGAACAGGTTCGTCCGGCTCCTTAA
- a CDS encoding FHA domain-containing protein has translation MESSASTGSGYLLVIERGRSRYPQRPIDGERFLIGAGSNCQLQLGGQMPMLHSIIIQEDDHLWIDAVVADPPLIVNGQRIRESELRRGDVIQIADFTFSIDRRAVEQAVPVAESAAPATALELLKLLADELESLQQLAKGRNHGAAALLDAAVRSGSATADDSGDLSLSQLELMAQLEAELDQQQRAPLRKSA, from the coding sequence ATGGAATCCTCTGCTTCCACCGGTTCCGGCTACCTGCTGGTCATCGAACGGGGTCGTTCCCGCTATCCGCAGCGGCCGATTGACGGCGAGCGCTTTCTGATCGGCGCCGGCAGCAACTGCCAGCTCCAGCTGGGCGGCCAGATGCCGATGCTGCACAGCATCATCATACAGGAAGACGATCATCTCTGGATCGACGCCGTCGTCGCCGACCCGCCGCTGATCGTCAACGGGCAGCGCATTCGCGAAAGCGAACTCCGCCGGGGCGATGTCATCCAGATCGCGGATTTTACGTTCTCGATCGACCGCCGTGCCGTCGAACAGGCCGTTCCGGTTGCGGAATCCGCCGCACCAGCGACGGCTCTCGAACTCCTGAAGCTGCTGGCGGACGAACTCGAAAGCCTGCAGCAGCTGGCAAAAGGCCGTAATCACGGGGCCGCGGCCCTGCTGGATGCTGCAGTCCGATCCGGCAGTGCCACTGCAGACGATTCCGGAGATTTATCGCTGTCGCAACTCGAGTTGATGGCTCAGCTTGAAGCCGAACTCGACCAGCAGCAGCGGGCTCCCCTGCGCAAAAGTGCCTGA
- the dapF gene encoding diaminopimelate epimerase, with product MRFTKMHGAGNDYVYVNAFSEKIEGDVAELARKISDRHTGVGGDGLILICPSERADARMRMYNADGSESEMCGNGVRCVAKYVYDHGIARKTELKIETGRGVLTLQVFPENGVVTQVRVNMGEPILEAAKIPTTLAGTPPLMVPLEVAGRTIQVSAISMGNPHCITFVDEVNDDWVLGVGPKVETHAAFPRRVNAEFVKVISPTEIQMRVWERGSGETQACGTGACAAAVAAALNGLTGRKVLCHLPGGDLTLEWAESDEVYMTGPAVEVFSGDWTG from the coding sequence ATGCGTTTCACCAAGATGCACGGAGCCGGGAACGATTACGTTTACGTCAACGCCTTTTCAGAGAAGATCGAAGGCGATGTCGCGGAGCTGGCTCGCAAGATCAGTGATCGTCACACCGGCGTCGGCGGAGACGGCCTGATTCTCATCTGTCCGTCAGAACGGGCTGACGCCAGGATGCGGATGTACAACGCCGACGGCAGCGAATCGGAAATGTGCGGCAACGGCGTCCGCTGCGTCGCCAAGTACGTCTACGACCACGGCATCGCCCGTAAGACGGAACTGAAGATCGAGACCGGCCGGGGCGTCCTCACGCTGCAGGTGTTCCCCGAGAACGGCGTCGTGACGCAGGTGCGGGTCAACATGGGTGAACCAATCCTCGAAGCCGCCAAAATTCCCACCACGCTGGCCGGCACTCCTCCGTTGATGGTCCCTCTGGAAGTCGCCGGGCGGACGATCCAGGTCTCGGCGATTTCGATGGGCAACCCGCACTGCATCACCTTTGTCGACGAAGTCAACGACGACTGGGTGCTGGGAGTCGGCCCCAAGGTCGAAACGCATGCCGCCTTTCCGCGCCGCGTGAATGCCGAGTTCGTGAAGGTGATCTCCCCGACCGAAATTCAGATGCGGGTGTGGGAACGGGGGAGCGGTGAAACGCAGGCCTGCGGCACCGGTGCCTGCGCCGCGGCAGTGGCGGCGGCGCTCAATGGCCTGACCGGGAGAAAGGTGCTCTGCCATCTCCCCGGCGGCGATCTGACGCTGGAATGGGCCGAATCCGACGAAGTCTACATGACCGGCCCAGCGGTTGAAGTCTTCAGCGGGGACTGGACGGGGTAA
- a CDS encoding YbbN family protein: MAEILRFNSALFVHFWADWDGNDPVLDRTIQQLMPEFEWRVRFFSCETDNKENWELLQRLNLKTVSSTSVLFLPNRHPRVIFGCQPLGVLSEELKRCLAGQISIESENRKTFSRELNIPLDWLTRPI, from the coding sequence ATGGCCGAGATCCTGAGATTCAATTCGGCGCTGTTTGTTCACTTCTGGGCGGATTGGGACGGCAATGATCCTGTATTGGATCGAACAATCCAGCAATTGATGCCCGAATTCGAGTGGCGTGTTCGGTTCTTTTCATGCGAGACCGACAACAAAGAAAATTGGGAACTGCTCCAACGCCTGAACCTGAAAACTGTCTCCTCCACCTCAGTGCTCTTCCTTCCGAACCGACATCCGCGAGTGATTTTTGGATGTCAGCCGTTGGGTGTTTTGTCTGAAGAGTTGAAACGATGTTTGGCCGGCCAGATTTCCATTGAGTCTGAAAATCGAAAAACCTTTTCCCGTGAACTCAATATTCCTCTCGATTGGCTGACAAGACCGATTTGA
- a CDS encoding SWIM zinc finger family protein, with translation MELTLEQVARLAPDEKSVASARQLLGLQFWNGLGLHPEAVWGNCRGSATYRVRIDLSNLGQSCNCPSRKRPCRHSLGLLMLLAKTPDALPIAEVPDDVREWLDKRQQRANRQADAENTPAKPVDEAGRQKRVARREERIQEGIDRLQLWMNDLIRTGLAGLETKGFPYFEEQAKRLVDAQAPGLAGRVRSLGEIPGSSPNWPLHLLDGLGRLQLLMTAYTRLSELDEPLQAEIRQLVGWTVSQAELDEFGEKVADKWIVVGQREEDDDRLRTQRTWLQSATNGRMALVLQFAPGQQPFLEAWVPGTVQTATLLFYPGSLRQRARSVERGEAGTTFQGRLVGSEDIESFLNSYAAQLALQPWLGTFPGVLRNVTLTQQGQNWFVRDNSGAGLPIQSNEPWRLLAASGGQPVDLCGEWTGHTFRPLSMGLGERLMMF, from the coding sequence TTGGAATTGACGCTCGAACAGGTCGCCCGGCTCGCTCCGGACGAGAAATCGGTGGCCTCAGCCCGGCAACTGCTGGGGCTGCAGTTCTGGAACGGCTTGGGTTTGCACCCCGAGGCCGTATGGGGGAACTGCCGCGGCTCGGCGACATATCGCGTGCGAATCGATCTGTCGAACCTCGGTCAAAGCTGCAATTGCCCCAGTCGGAAACGCCCTTGTCGGCATTCGCTCGGGTTGCTGATGCTGCTGGCGAAGACTCCGGATGCTCTCCCGATTGCCGAAGTTCCCGATGACGTCCGGGAATGGCTCGACAAGCGTCAGCAACGAGCCAATCGACAGGCGGACGCCGAGAACACACCCGCAAAACCGGTGGACGAGGCTGGCCGACAGAAACGGGTCGCCCGTCGTGAAGAACGCATTCAAGAGGGAATCGATCGGCTGCAACTCTGGATGAACGACCTCATTCGCACCGGCCTGGCCGGCCTTGAGACGAAAGGCTTCCCGTACTTCGAAGAGCAGGCGAAACGGTTGGTTGATGCTCAAGCGCCGGGTCTGGCAGGCCGAGTCAGGTCATTGGGAGAAATTCCCGGATCATCCCCGAACTGGCCGCTGCATCTGCTCGATGGATTAGGGCGGCTGCAACTGTTGATGACGGCGTACACGCGGCTCTCGGAACTGGATGAACCGCTGCAGGCCGAGATCCGGCAACTTGTCGGCTGGACGGTCTCGCAAGCGGAACTCGACGAGTTCGGTGAAAAAGTCGCTGACAAGTGGATCGTCGTCGGCCAGCGTGAAGAAGATGACGACCGACTGCGAACGCAGCGGACCTGGCTGCAGTCTGCAACGAATGGACGAATGGCCCTCGTGTTACAGTTCGCACCAGGTCAGCAGCCGTTTCTGGAAGCCTGGGTGCCTGGAACTGTTCAGACCGCCACTCTCCTGTTCTACCCCGGCAGCCTGCGACAACGAGCGCGATCGGTGGAACGGGGTGAAGCAGGGACGACGTTTCAGGGCCGACTCGTCGGTAGCGAGGATATCGAATCGTTTTTGAACAGCTATGCGGCACAGTTGGCACTGCAACCCTGGTTGGGAACCTTTCCCGGCGTCTTGCGGAACGTCACGTTGACCCAACAGGGCCAGAATTGGTTTGTCCGCGACAACTCAGGGGCCGGACTTCCCATTCAGAGCAACGAACCCTGGCGACTCCTCGCCGCCAGCGGTGGGCAACCAGTCGACCTTTGCGGCGAATGGACCGGCCACACGTTCCGCCCGCTGTCTATGGGCCTCGGCGAACGGTTGATGATGTTTTAG
- a CDS encoding sugar nucleotide-binding protein: protein MKTFLVVGVDTIAGANVAASFSNRYRVAIWAPHAGYEIANCDALDPRMSPPEAIAAAQADCLIYCGPAARSSWEPQTKTLINDALVTDAQCWAHAAAAANVRIVMISSDAVFTGPWLFHDEDSHGVCPSYQAQMIRAAEEQVTELCPEALILRTNVFGWSAGSEATGWIEATLKNVETKRIVQQDHIRHAAPILATDMADILDRACQENLTGVYHVAGAERINPLQFTQRLADRFELPWLAMRRESSLNEPPQGFGEGECSLQTKKIRKDLCVAMPLLSESLTRLHAQAQSGYCEQLRTTPVARAPKRRAA from the coding sequence GTGAAGACTTTTCTCGTCGTTGGAGTGGACACGATTGCCGGCGCCAATGTCGCCGCATCGTTCTCAAACCGCTATCGCGTGGCCATCTGGGCTCCTCATGCCGGTTATGAAATTGCAAATTGCGACGCGCTCGATCCGCGGATGTCGCCCCCCGAAGCGATTGCAGCCGCTCAGGCGGATTGCCTGATTTACTGCGGTCCTGCCGCTCGCTCAAGCTGGGAGCCGCAGACCAAAACCCTCATCAACGACGCCCTGGTGACCGACGCACAGTGTTGGGCCCATGCCGCCGCTGCCGCGAACGTCCGCATCGTCATGATCTCCTCGGACGCGGTTTTCACCGGTCCCTGGCTGTTTCACGATGAAGACAGCCACGGCGTCTGCCCGAGCTATCAGGCACAAATGATCCGCGCCGCCGAAGAACAGGTGACGGAACTCTGCCCGGAAGCATTGATCCTGCGGACCAACGTGTTCGGCTGGTCGGCCGGTTCGGAAGCAACTGGCTGGATCGAAGCCACGCTGAAGAATGTCGAAACCAAACGCATCGTGCAGCAGGACCACATCCGTCATGCCGCGCCGATTCTGGCGACCGACATGGCCGACATCCTCGATCGCGCCTGCCAGGAAAACTTGACCGGCGTCTACCATGTCGCCGGAGCCGAACGGATCAATCCGTTGCAGTTCACACAGCGTCTGGCCGACCGCTTCGAACTCCCCTGGCTGGCCATGCGACGGGAATCGAGCCTGAACGAGCCTCCCCAGGGTTTCGGCGAAGGGGAATGCAGCCTGCAGACCAAGAAGATTCGCAAGGATCTCTGCGTGGCGATGCCGCTGCTCTCGGAAAGCCTGACCCGACTGCACGCACAGGCCCAGAGCGGGTACTGCGAACAACTGCGAACCACCCCCGTCGCCCGCGCCCCGAAGCGCCGCGCCGCCTGA
- a CDS encoding MBL fold metallo-hydrolase, which yields MTENFGLPSDEEAPLTRSLTLMGTGTSVGVPMIACDCAVCTSSDPRDQRTRTGVAIRNGDRRFLIDAGPELRLQLVKARIKQIEGVLFTHAHADHIMGLDDLRIFGFRQPDPIPLYCERVVEVGIRRTFSYAFSDDDSLHSRPRLVFRTIDESPFELAGLTVQPIRLLHGRLDVLGFRIGDVAFCTDASAIPDRSWPLLENLRVLILGAIRDEPHPTHFNIPQALEVIERCRPRQTYLTHISHSLPYTDTNSRLPDGVDLAYDGLTIPLDELSVE from the coding sequence ATGACTGAGAACTTTGGACTTCCGAGTGACGAAGAGGCTCCGCTCACCCGGAGTTTGACGCTGATGGGCACCGGCACCAGCGTCGGCGTGCCGATGATCGCCTGCGACTGTGCGGTCTGCACGTCGAGCGATCCCCGCGATCAACGCACCAGAACCGGCGTTGCCATCCGTAACGGCGACCGTAGGTTTCTCATCGACGCCGGGCCTGAGCTGCGCCTGCAACTGGTGAAGGCCAGAATCAAGCAGATCGAGGGGGTGCTGTTCACCCACGCCCATGCCGACCACATCATGGGGTTGGATGATCTGCGGATCTTTGGATTCCGGCAGCCTGACCCGATCCCGCTGTATTGCGAGCGAGTCGTCGAAGTGGGAATCCGCCGCACCTTCAGTTATGCGTTCAGCGACGATGATTCACTGCATTCCCGCCCGCGACTGGTCTTCCGCACGATTGATGAATCGCCTTTCGAACTCGCAGGTCTGACCGTGCAGCCGATCCGACTGCTGCATGGCCGGCTCGACGTATTGGGATTCCGGATCGGCGACGTTGCCTTCTGCACGGACGCCAGTGCGATTCCCGACCGCAGTTGGCCGCTGCTGGAGAACCTGCGAGTCCTGATTCTCGGCGCCATCCGCGACGAGCCTCATCCGACGCACTTCAACATCCCGCAGGCACTGGAAGTGATCGAACGCTGCCGTCCCAGGCAAACCTACCTGACGCACATCTCCCACTCGCTCCCGTACACCGATACCAATTCCCGCCTGCCCGACGGCGTCGATCTGGCTTATGACGGACTGACGATTCCGCTCGATGAGTTGAGTGTTGAGTGA